The window GACGTCCAGCGCCGGACCACCCCTGGCGCCAAGGCTACCAGAACATGCCCGCGCATTTATAGCTGCGGCAACAACCGGACATTTCTATCTGCCGTGTATAGCGGACATTTCTATCTGCGGTTGACACTCTCCTGTCTCCAGGGTTGACAACCCGACCGGAAAAACGCTATAACTATGCATACGTCGTCATAGTATATTCGTTATGGGTCCGTTTGTCAAGTGCAGAATCAGTTCCGCATCTTTTTGTCCTTGCGCTACGCTATTTCCGGCGGTATACTTGCTGTTACGGATATCGCCGATCCGCCGTGGGGAGGGGTGTGGTCATGGTGCGCACGGATACGAAGGAGCCTGTGTCTGTCGGGCAGCGGCTGCGCCGCGCCCGCGCCGACCTCGGGCTGCGCCAGGTCGAAATGGCCCGCGCAGTCGGAGTGACCCAGAGCAGCATCGCCGCCTACGAGACCGATCGCAGGCAGCCCCCCCTGCCCGTGGCCCTGGCTTTCGAGCACGTCTTCCGCATCAGCCACCGCTGGCTGCTCCATGCCCAGGGCGAGCGCCTCGTCCGCGCCGGCCCCCTCCGCCCCGCCATCCTGGCCTGTGCGCGCGAACGCAGGGCGCTGGAAGACGGCACCGACGCCGACCGCTACATCGCCGTCCCCTGCCTCCGAGACCCCGCCGACGCAGGCGCCGAGACGATCACCACGGAACAGATCGAGGAGTACTGCCTCATGCGACAGCGCGTGGCACCCCACCCCCAGCGGGTCCGCTGCCTGCGCATCCGCGGCGACGCCATGGCCCCCACACTGCCCGAGGGCAGCACGGTCGCCGTCGACACCACCCCGGTCCCCTTGCGCAACCTGGAGGGCCGCGTCGTCTGCGCCCGCACGCCCGAGGCGCCCGTCGTCGTCCGCCGCCTCCGCCTGCGCGACCCCTACGCCCTGCTCTTCTCCGAAAACCCCGACCAGCAGGCCCACCCG is drawn from Candidatus Brocadiaceae bacterium and contains these coding sequences:
- a CDS encoding helix-turn-helix domain-containing protein, with amino-acid sequence MVRTDTKEPVSVGQRLRRARADLGLRQVEMARAVGVTQSSIAAYETDRRQPPLPVALAFEHVFRISHRWLLHAQGERLVRAGPLRPAILACARERRALEDGTDADRYIAVPCLRDPADAGAETITTEQIEEYCLMRQRVAPHPQRVRCLRIRGDAMAPTLPEGSTVAVDTTPVPLRNLEGRVVCARTPEAPVVVRRLRLRDPYALLFSENPDQQAHPPIIVDLRDRPDPVVGQVTWAWVDLR